One Gossypium hirsutum isolate 1008001.06 chromosome A11, Gossypium_hirsutum_v2.1, whole genome shotgun sequence genomic window carries:
- the LOC107927286 gene encoding heavy metal-associated isoprenylated plant protein 36, whose translation MATTDGKPETKQESKPEAKQESKEVEDNQAPPLKYKAWVLKVSIHCEGCKRKVERTLRKIEGVYEAYADLKQQKATVKANLHVNAETLIKKLVKKGRHAELWPEKAESKEKKQGKPKNKDKQGGQANGEGANNGNHGGDKQKETVKNEVKVQQEDGAKSSENGGGSSKNGEGCSNVSKANDQGGGGAACKNGVQVKEPKTEVKQNVTPVAGNQSSVAEKKGGGSGAGGDTEGNGNGNAGEKIGNGSGSKKNKRKGQKANTDEGGEQHSGDAVPASIGSHFKVHGPHGPVPMPSPANHSPPRQHPVYEYPTYYHAPPVYLTSYNTAYPSSSYTASYYTSPPPYSYAYMHPGHTTERQTSDMDMYSSYPSYSSRPSDSFEMFSDENPNACSIM comes from the exons ATGGCTACAACAGATGGAAAACCAGAAACTAAACAAGAATCTAAACCAGAAGCCAAGCAAGAATCTAAAGAAGTTGAAGATAACCAAGCACCTCCTCTCAAGTATAAG GCTTGGGTGTTGAAAGTCTCCATTCATTGCGAAGGCTGCAAAAGGAAAGTGGAAAGGACTCTAAGAAAAATCGAGG GTGTTTACGAGGCTTATGCTGATTTGAAACAACAAAAAGCCACTGTAAAAGCCAACTTGCACGTAAATGCTGAGACTCTGATCAAGAAACTAGTGAAGAAAGGGAGACATGCAGAGCTATGGCCTGAAAAGGCtgaatcaaaagagaaaaaaCAAGGGAAACCCAAGAACAAAGATAAACAAGGTGGCCAAGCAAATGGTGAAGGAGCTAATAATGGCAACCATGGAGGTGATAAACAGAAAGAGACCGTCAAAAATGAAGTCAAGGTTCAACAAGAGGATGGTGCTAAAAGCTCTGAAAATGGCGGTGGCTCTAGCAAGAATGGTGAGGGTTGTAGTAACGTTAGCAAAGCCAATGATCAAGGTGGCGGTGGTGCAGCTTGTAAAAACGGTGTACAAGTTAAGGAGCCGAAGACTGAGGTGAAGCAAAATGTGACCCCGGTAGCCGGTAATCAGTCATCGGTGGCTGAGAAGAAAGGTGGTGGTAGTGGTGCCGGCGGTGATACTGAGGGTAACGGTAATGGCAATGCTGGTGAGAAAATTGGCAATGGCAGTGGGagtaaaaagaataaaagaaagggGCAAAAAGCTAATACCGATGAGGGTGGTGAGCAGCATTCTGGTGATGCAGTACCTGCATCCATTGGATCACATTTTAAAGTGCATGGACCCCATGGTCCAGTTCCCATGCCATCCCCAGCCAATCATAGCCCACCACGTCAGCACCCAGTGTACGAGTACCCAACGTATTACCATGCACCACCGGTGTACCTCACTAGCTACAACACGGCGTATCCAAGCAGTAGCTATACTGCATCCTATTACACCTCACCACCACCGTATTCGTATGCATACATGCACCCGGGTCACACAACCGAACGTCAAACGTCGGATATGGACATGTACTCATCCTATCCATCGTATTCATCACGTCCGTCCGATTCCTTCGAGATGTTCAGCGACGAAAACCCGAATGCATGTTCAATCATGTGA
- the LOC107942222 gene encoding respiratory burst oxidase homolog protein B, protein MEIHHSKHESWSDTESTSSSRVGYSGPLSGPILVNNANKKHSSKKSARFKDGDEYVEITLDIREDSVSVQNIKGGDPETAMLATKLEKRPSFGSQLSFKIRQVSQELKRMTSMKAAAPFHRADRNKSGAARALRGLKFMTKNVGTEGWSEIESRFDELSVNGSLPKSLFGPCIGMNESKEFAEELFEALARRRGITSSAVNKAQLREFWEQITDQSFDARLQTFFDMVDKDADGRITEEEVKEIITLSASANKLSKIQECAEEYAALIMEELDKDNLGYIEIYNLETLLLQAPSQSTNLVTGSRILSRLLSEKLVPTKEKNPIKRWGRGLAYFLEDNWKRIWVLALWFSICAGLFTWKFIQYRHRAVFDVMGYCVTTAKGAAETTKFNMAIILLPVCRNTITWLRSRTKLGVAVPFDDNINFHKVVAWGIAVGVGLHAGAHLTCDFPRLLHATDDEYEPMEQFFGEERPNNYWWFVKGTEGWTGVTMVVLMAIAYTLAQPWFRRNRLNLPKPIKKLTGFNAFWYSHHLFIIVYALFIVHGYYLYLSKKWYKKTTWMYLAVPMLLYACERLIRAFRSGYKSVKILKVAVYPGNVLSLHMSKPQGFKYTSGQYIFVNCADVSPFQWHPFSITSAPGDDYLSIHIRTLGDWTSQLKALFSKVCQPPSVDQSGLLRADIGKGENKPRLPKLLIDGPYGAPAQDYKKYDVLLLVGLGIGATPLISIVKDVLNNIKHQNEIEEGVKNKRKPFATKRAYFYWVTREQGSFEWFRGVMNEVAEYDRDRMIELHNYCTSVYEEGDARSALITMLQSLQHAKSGVDIVSGTQVKTHFARPNWHKVFKHVAVNHTDKRVGVFYCGAPGLTGELRRLAQEFSRKTSTKFDFHKENF, encoded by the exons atggagaTTCACCACAGTAAACATGAGTCATGGTCCGATACCGAGAGCACAAGCAGTAGCAGAGTCGGTTACAGTGGTCCATTGAGCGGTCCGATATTGGTGAACAATGCTAACAAGAAACACAGCAGCAAGAAGAGTGCGAGGTTTAAAGACGGCGACGAATACGTCGAGATCACTCTCGACATTCGTGAAGATTCGGTTTCCGTACAGAATATCAAAGGCGGCGACCCGGAGACGGCAATGCTAGCGACCAAGTTAGAGAAAAGGCCTTCGTTTGGATCCCAGCTTTCGTTCAAAATCCGGCAAGTTTCTCAGGAACTGAAGCGAATGACGTCGATGAAGGCGGCGGCGCCGTTTCACAGGGCCGACCGGAACAAATCCGGCGCCGCTCGTGCCCTTCGGGGACTGAAATTTATGACCAAAAACGTTGGAACCGAAGGCTGGTCCGAGATCGAATCACGGTTCGATGAATTGTCTGTCAATGGATCACTCCCCAAGTCATTGTTTGGTCCATGTATAG GCATGAACGAATCAAAGGAGTTTGCCGAGGAACTGTTCGAAGCTTTGGCTCGCAGAAGAGGGATAACATCATCGGCAGTAAACAAAGCTCAGCTAAGGGAATTTTGGGAACAAATTACTGATCAAAGCTTTGATGCTAGATTGCAAACTTTCTTTGACAT GGTTGACAAAGATGCTGATGGAAGGATCACAGAAGAAGAGGTGAAAGAG ATTATCACATTGAGTGCTAGTGCTAACAAGCTGTCAAAAATCCAAGAATGTGCTGAGGAGTATGCAGCCTTAATCATGGAAGAACTGGATAAAGACAACCTTGGGTACATTGAG ATATACAATTTGGAAACACTACTACTGCAAGCTCCAAGCCAATCAACCAACTTAGTGACGGGCAGCCGCATTTTAAGCAGGTTATTGAGTGAAAAATTGGTTCCAACAAAAGAGAAGAACCCCATTAAAAGATGGGGAAGGGGTCTTGCCTATTTTTTAGAGGACAATTGGAAGAGAATATGGGTGTTGGCTCTTTGGTTCTCAATCTGTGCAGGTTTGTTCACCTGgaaattcattcaatacagacaTAGAGCCGTGTTTGATGTGATGGGCTACTGTGTTACCACGGCCAAAGGTGCAGCTGAGACAACTAAATTCAACATGGCCATAATTCTTCTTCCAGTGTGTAGAAATACCATTACTTGGCTTAGAAGCAGAACAAAGTTAGGGGTGGCTGTCCCATTTGATGACAATATCAATTTTCACAAG GTGGTTGCTTGGGGGATTGCTGTTGGGGTTGGCTTGCATGCTGGTGCACATCTAACGTGTGATTTCCCTAGGCTTCTCCATGCCACTGATGATGAGTATGAGCCAATGGAACAATTCTTTGGGGAAGAACGGCCTAACAACTACTGGTGGTTCGTGAAAGGGACCGAAGGTTGGACTGGCGTGACCATGGTGGTGCTTATGGCCATAGCCTACACACTAGCTCAACCTTGGTTCCGCCGAAACCGGCTAAACCTTCCTAAACCCATAAAGAAGCTGACTGGATTTAATGCCTTCTGGTACTCACATCATCTATTTATTATTGTCTATGCCCTCTTCATTGTTCATGGATACTATCTCTACCTCTCCAAGAAATGGTACAAAAAGACA ACATGGATGTATCTAGCAGTTCCAATGCTATTATACGCATGTGAACGCCTAATTCGAGCATTTAGATCTGGCTATAAGTCAGTGAAGATCTTGAAG GTTGCTGTCTACCCTGGAAATGTACTTTCCCTGCACATGTCTAAGCCTCAAGGATTTAAGTACACTAGTGGCCAATATATCTTTGTGAACTGTGCTGATGTCTCCCCATTTCAATG GCATCCCTTCTCCATCACTTCGGCTCCTGGAGATGACTATTTAAGTATCCACATCCGAACCTTAGGAGACTGGACATCCCAACTCAAGGCCCTTTTCTCAAAG GTTTGTCAGCCTCCATCAGTTGATCAAAGTGGCCTCTTGAGAGCAGATATTGGTAAAGGCGAAAACAAGCCAAG GTTGCCAAAACTCTTGATTGATGGTCCATATGGAGCTCCAGCTCAAGACTACAAAAAGTACGATGTTCTTCTCCTAGTAGGACTTGGCATTGGTGCCACCCCATTAATCAGCATAGTCAAAGACGTGCTTAACAACATTAAGCACCAAAATGAAATCGAAGAAGGGGTGAAGAACAAGAGAAAGCCATTTGCCACTAAACGAGCTTACTTCTATTGGGTTACACGGGAGCAAGGCTCGTTTGAGTGGTTCAGGGGGGTAATGAATGAGGTAGCTGAGTATGATAGAGATAGGATGATTGAACTTCACAATTACTGCACCAGTGTATATGAAGAAGGGGATGCTAGGTCAGCTTTGATCACCATGCTTCAGTCCCTCCAACATGCCAAAAGTGGTGTGGATATTGTTTCGGGAACACAAGTGAAAACACATTTTGCCAGGCCAAATTGGCACAAGGTCTTCAAGCACGTGGCTGTTAACCATACGGACAAGAGAGTTG GAGTATTTTACTGTGGAGCACCAGGATTAACAGGGGAGCTAAGAAGGTTAGCTCAAGAGTTTTCAAGGAAGACCAGCACCAAATTTGATTTCCACAaggaaaacttttaa